CGCTTTCGGGAATGACAAATGGTTTTGCAATTGCCTCACAAGGGAGAAACAATGGAAAAAGAAAAAGTCCTTTTTGTATGCGTTCACAACAGTGCCCGCAGCCAGATGGCCGAAGCCCTGATGAATCACCTGTGCGGCGACCGTTTTGAGGCGAAAAGCGCCGGACTGGACCCGGGATTGCTGAACCCCCTTGTCGTCACGGCAATGGCGGAGATCGGCATCGACATTTCCGGGAACAAGACCAAAGGCGTTTTTGACTTCTTCCGGACGGACGAGCTGTTTTCGCTAGTAGTCACCGTCTGTGACGAGGCCAGCGCCGAGCGCTGCCCCCTTTTCCCCGGCATCTCCAAGCGCCTCCACTGGGGGTTCCCCGACCCATCCCAGCTTT
The window above is part of the Syntrophales bacterium genome. Proteins encoded here:
- a CDS encoding arsenate reductase ArsC encodes the protein MEKEKVLFVCVHNSARSQMAEALMNHLCGDRFEAKSAGLDPGLLNPLVVTAMAEIGIDISGNKTKGVFDFFRTDELFSLVVTVCDEASAERCPLFPGISKRLHWGFPDPSQLSGTQEEKLDAIRKIRDDIKNRIMELCATR